Proteins from a single region of Flavobacterium sp. YJ01:
- the hemN gene encoding oxygen-independent coproporphyrinogen III oxidase, which yields MKISLTQKYNVPGPRYTSYPTVPYWNEADFTTEKWITSLQKSFSESNSKNGISLYIHLPFCESMCTFCGCNKRITKNHSVEETYIKALLKEWHLYCKILPEKPVIKEIHLGGGTPTFFSKENLELLINGIFSYAIKSENHEFSFEGHPNNTTHEQLKKLYDLGFRRVSFGVQDYSATVQKAINRIQPFHNVAKVTFWAKEIGYTSIGHDIIFGLPFQTIEDVIDTVEKTNSLKPDRLAFYSYAHVPWIKGNGQRGFNEENLPKDAEKRQLYEIGKKLLSQNGYHEIGMDHFALETDSLFKAAHNGNLHRNFMGYSASKTQVMIGLGVSSISDSWYSFAQNTKNLEDYYQLLEWDKLPVVKGHILNEEDLIIRKHILNLTCELQTSWTKDSLNFNELPEVLIALKEIENDGLIVIEENSIKITEEGRPFVRNICMAFDLHLKRKSPETNLFSMTV from the coding sequence ATGAAAATCTCTTTGACACAAAAGTACAATGTCCCAGGTCCAAGATATACAAGCTATCCGACAGTTCCGTATTGGAATGAGGCTGATTTTACAACCGAAAAATGGATTACTTCTTTGCAAAAATCATTCTCAGAAAGCAATTCAAAAAACGGAATTAGTTTATACATTCATCTGCCTTTCTGTGAAAGCATGTGTACTTTTTGCGGATGCAATAAACGCATTACCAAAAACCATTCTGTTGAAGAAACCTATATTAAGGCGCTTTTAAAAGAATGGCATTTATATTGCAAAATACTTCCAGAAAAACCTGTTATTAAAGAAATACATTTAGGCGGAGGAACTCCGACTTTTTTTTCTAAAGAAAATCTGGAATTGCTTATCAATGGAATTTTCAGTTATGCGATAAAATCAGAAAATCACGAATTTAGTTTTGAAGGGCATCCAAATAATACGACTCACGAACAGCTAAAAAAATTATATGATTTAGGCTTTCGCCGAGTAAGTTTTGGTGTTCAGGATTATTCTGCTACTGTTCAAAAAGCCATTAATAGAATACAGCCTTTTCATAATGTTGCCAAAGTTACCTTTTGGGCAAAAGAAATAGGTTATACTTCTATTGGTCACGATATTATTTTTGGACTTCCATTTCAAACTATTGAAGATGTTATCGATACGGTTGAAAAGACAAATTCTCTAAAACCAGACCGTTTAGCTTTTTACAGCTACGCTCACGTGCCTTGGATTAAAGGAAATGGACAGCGCGGTTTTAATGAAGAAAATCTGCCGAAAGATGCCGAAAAAAGACAGCTTTACGAAATAGGAAAAAAACTGCTTTCGCAAAATGGTTATCATGAAATAGGAATGGATCATTTTGCTTTAGAAACAGATAGTTTATTTAAAGCAGCTCATAATGGTAATTTACACAGAAATTTTATGGGATACAGTGCTTCTAAAACACAAGTTATGATTGGTTTGGGAGTTTCTTCCATTAGTGACAGCTGGTATAGTTTTGCTCAAAACACTAAAAATCTAGAAGATTATTATCAATTATTAGAATGGGACAAACTTCCTGTCGTAAAAGGACACATTTTAAATGAAGAAGATTTAATTATTAGAAAACATATTCTGAATTTAACCTGTGAACTTCAAACTTCGTGGACAAAAGACTCTTTAAATTTTAATGAACTTCCTGAAGTTTTAATTGCTTTAAAAGAAATAGAAAATGATGGTTTAATTGTCATTGAAGAAAATTCAATTAAAATTACAGAAGAAGGAAGACCTTTTGTACGTAACATCTGCATGGCTTTTGACTTGCATCTAAAAAGAAAGTCACCGGAAACAAATCTGTTTTCGATGACTGTATAA
- a CDS encoding sulfite exporter TauE/SafE family protein has translation MLFSAFFLGLISSLHCVGMCGPIAMMLPVDRQNEAKKVTQIMTYHFGRLTAYATIGLIFGLLGRGFFLAGLQQKMSIIIGVIMIIVVLIPEKKFANYNFSKPVYKIISKIKSNLGSQFKNKSYKSLFTIGLLNGFLPCGMVYVALFGAIAMQSAGFGILYMLLFGIGTIPLMTIVVYVNSLLKLPFRNKIQKAIPYVAVIIGVLFILRGLGLGIPYISPSNMSLFVQQTPNCH, from the coding sequence ATGTTATTCTCAGCATTCTTTTTAGGTCTTATCAGTAGTCTGCATTGCGTTGGAATGTGCGGACCGATTGCTATGATGCTTCCTGTAGACAGACAAAATGAAGCAAAAAAGGTAACGCAGATCATGACATATCATTTCGGTCGTTTAACGGCTTACGCTACAATCGGATTAATTTTTGGATTATTAGGAAGAGGCTTTTTTCTTGCCGGATTACAGCAAAAAATGTCCATAATAATCGGTGTAATCATGATTATTGTGGTTTTAATTCCGGAGAAGAAATTTGCAAATTATAATTTTTCAAAACCTGTTTACAAAATCATTTCAAAAATCAAATCAAATTTAGGAAGCCAGTTTAAAAACAAAAGTTATAAATCTCTTTTTACAATTGGGTTGCTTAATGGCTTTTTACCATGCGGAATGGTTTACGTTGCATTATTTGGTGCAATTGCAATGCAGAGTGCAGGTTTTGGTATTCTTTATATGCTTTTATTCGGAATAGGAACAATACCGTTGATGACAATTGTAGTTTATGTAAATTCATTACTAAAATTGCCTTTCAGAAATAAAATCCAAAAGGCAATTCCGTATGTTGCAGTTATAATTGGAGTCCTTTTTATTCTTAGAGGATTGGGACTTGGAATTCCTTATATTTCACCATCTAATATGAGTTTATTTGTGCAACAGACTCCAAACTGTCATTAA
- a CDS encoding FixH family protein encodes MKINWGTGIVIAFVLFMTFILYFVFEVQSNSKYDNDLVVEEYYKHDTHFQEEMARIQNAHDLQHKPSIKYTENNGVSVTFPAGFESEKVKGNILLYRPSNKKFDFNTQIALTNSSLTIPQKKLIKGRWDVNMEWQYEGKKYLTKEVIYVN; translated from the coding sequence ATGAAAATTAATTGGGGAACAGGAATCGTCATTGCATTCGTATTGTTTATGACATTTATTTTATATTTTGTTTTTGAAGTTCAATCAAATTCTAAATATGATAATGATTTGGTTGTCGAAGAATATTACAAACATGACACACACTTTCAGGAAGAAATGGCGAGAATTCAAAATGCGCATGATTTACAGCATAAACCGTCAATAAAATATACAGAGAATAATGGTGTATCTGTAACTTTTCCTGCTGGATTCGAAAGCGAAAAAGTAAAAGGAAATATTCTTTTATATAGACCTTCAAATAAAAAATTTGATTTTAATACTCAGATTGCTTTAACCAACTCTTCGTTGACAATTCCACAGAAAAAATTAATTAAAGGACGCTGGGATGTTAATATGGAATGGCAGTACGAAGGCAAAAAATATTTAACTAAAGAAGTGATTTACGTAAACTAA
- the ccoG gene encoding cytochrome c oxidase accessory protein CcoG produces the protein MSNLPDEAFRDTIGTIDEGGKRKFIFPKKPSGKFYDYRKIVSYVLLAILFINPFIKVNGNQFMMFNILERRFNIFGFPFWPQDFYLFVISMLIGVVFILLFTVVFGRIFCGWICPQTIFLELVFRRIEYWIDGDRGAQTRLARQEWNAEKIRKRVIKWTIFFLISFLIANVFLAYLVGSDKLFLMIEQGPISQASNFIALLIFTGVFYFVFVWFREQVCIIACPYGRLQGVLLDNKSINVAYDFVRGEKEEGRAKFNKKENRALTGKGDCIDCLQCVHVCPMGIDIRNGTQLECTNCTACIDECDHIMESVGLPKGLIRYASEDEIAKKEPFKFTARMKGYSAVLFILLSIFVGMLFLRTDVQAVILRLPGQLFQHNGDKISNVYTYKIVNKTMKDYNDIHFGLIDQKGTIKNVGKQHFKVAKEGISQGTLFIEINEVLLESDKTKVKIGVYNGSELIETTTTNFLGPRNFN, from the coding sequence ATGTCAAATTTACCAGACGAAGCGTTTAGAGATACCATCGGAACTATAGATGAAGGTGGTAAACGGAAATTTATTTTCCCTAAAAAACCGTCTGGTAAATTTTATGATTATAGAAAGATTGTCAGTTACGTTTTATTGGCAATTTTATTTATAAATCCGTTTATTAAGGTAAATGGGAATCAGTTTATGATGTTCAATATTTTAGAACGTCGTTTTAATATTTTTGGATTCCCTTTTTGGCCTCAAGATTTTTATCTTTTTGTGATTTCAATGCTTATTGGTGTTGTTTTCATACTTTTATTTACGGTTGTTTTTGGAAGGATTTTTTGTGGATGGATTTGCCCGCAAACCATTTTTCTTGAGCTGGTTTTTCGTCGTATCGAATATTGGATTGATGGAGATCGTGGAGCACAAACTCGTTTGGCAAGACAAGAATGGAATGCAGAAAAAATTAGAAAAAGAGTCATAAAATGGACTATTTTCTTTTTAATTTCTTTCCTTATCGCAAATGTATTTTTGGCTTATTTAGTTGGAAGTGACAAATTGTTTTTGATGATAGAACAAGGTCCAATTTCGCAGGCAAGTAATTTTATTGCGCTTCTTATTTTTACCGGTGTTTTTTACTTCGTTTTTGTTTGGTTTCGCGAACAGGTTTGTATCATAGCTTGTCCGTATGGAAGATTGCAAGGTGTTCTTTTAGATAATAAATCGATAAATGTTGCCTATGATTTTGTACGAGGAGAAAAAGAAGAAGGGCGTGCAAAGTTTAATAAAAAGGAAAATCGAGCTTTAACAGGAAAAGGAGATTGTATAGACTGTCTTCAGTGTGTTCATGTATGTCCGATGGGAATTGACATTAGAAACGGAACGCAGTTAGAATGTACAAATTGTACAGCTTGTATCGATGAATGCGATCATATTATGGAATCTGTTGGATTACCAAAAGGTCTTATTCGTTATGCTTCTGAAGACGAAATTGCTAAAAAAGAACCTTTCAAGTTTACAGCAAGAATGAAAGGGTATTCAGCAGTTCTCTTCATCTTATTAAGCATTTTTGTCGGAATGTTATTTTTAAGAACCGATGTTCAAGCAGTTATTTTACGTCTGCCAGGACAGTTGTTTCAGCATAATGGAGATAAAATCAGTAATGTTTACACTTATAAAATTGTAAACAAAACCATGAAAGATTACAACGATATTCATTTTGGATTGATCGATCAAAAGGGAACAATTAAAAATGTTGGAAAACAGCATTTTAAAGTTGCTAAAGAAGGAATTTCTCAAGGAACATTATTTATAGAAATCAATGAAGTTCTCTTAGAAAGCGATAAAACAAAAGTCAAAATAGGAGTTTATAATGGTTCTGAACTCATAGAAACTACAACAACAAATTTCTTAGGACCACGCAATTTTAATTAA
- a CDS encoding cbb3-type cytochrome c oxidase N-terminal domain-containing protein: MKKFFPVYVRVPLIFFIVFGLMEYFVDSGDKPAFVKFPMISVFLFAFLFILIAIEITLSAVNRVMYQLMTPEEKAKKEFEDSLSLKESTWFKNLMQKLTKTSPIEKEGELLMDHDYDGIKELDNNLPPWWVYLFYICIIFGVIYVIRYDVLGADNQEMELKKEMAQAKIDVEEYLKTAPDLMDEKTVVLLTDEPSLAAGKEIFTTNCAACHRADGGGQIGPNLTDDRWILGGGIKNLFHTITNGGRDGKGMISWKGTLKPKEIQKVASYILSLQGSNPKDPKEPEGEVWVDESAPINDATAVAPKIDTTAVKK, from the coding sequence ATGAAAAAGTTTTTCCCAGTATATGTTAGAGTGCCGTTGATTTTTTTCATCGTATTTGGTTTGATGGAGTATTTTGTAGACTCAGGAGATAAGCCAGCGTTTGTAAAATTTCCAATGATTTCAGTTTTCTTATTTGCATTCTTGTTTATCTTAATTGCTATTGAAATTACGCTTAGTGCCGTAAATCGTGTTATGTATCAATTAATGACACCAGAAGAAAAAGCAAAGAAAGAGTTTGAAGATAGCTTAAGCTTAAAGGAAAGCACATGGTTTAAAAATTTGATGCAAAAGCTGACTAAAACGTCACCAATCGAAAAAGAAGGCGAACTTTTAATGGATCATGATTATGATGGAATTAAAGAGCTTGACAATAATTTACCGCCATGGTGGGTGTATTTGTTCTATATCTGTATCATTTTCGGTGTAATCTATGTGATTCGTTACGATGTTCTTGGAGCTGACAATCAAGAAATGGAGTTGAAAAAAGAAATGGCTCAGGCAAAAATTGATGTTGAAGAATATCTAAAAACAGCACCAGATTTAATGGATGAAAAAACAGTTGTTTTACTTACCGATGAACCAAGTTTAGCCGCCGGAAAAGAAATTTTTACAACAAACTGCGCGGCTTGCCACAGAGCAGATGGAGGAGGACAAATTGGACCAAACTTAACAGATGACCGCTGGATTTTAGGAGGTGGAATTAAAAATCTATTCCACACAATTACAAACGGAGGTAGAGACGGTAAAGGTATGATTTCGTGGAAAGGAACTCTTAAACCAAAAGAAATTCAGAAAGTTGCCAGTTATATTTTGTCTTTACAAGGAAGTAATCCGAAAGATCCAAAAGAACCAGAAGGAGAAGTTTGGGTAGATGAAAGCGCCCCAATAAACGATGCAACAGCTGTTGCACCAAAAATAGATACCACAGCAGTTAAAAAATAA
- a CDS encoding CcoQ/FixQ family Cbb3-type cytochrome c oxidase assembly chaperone — MFEQIKHNMETISGVELYPIISLLIFFFFFVGLGIWVFSYRKEKIQEMSNIPLDEGLSVITKDR, encoded by the coding sequence ATGTTCGAACAAATAAAACACAATATGGAAACAATATCGGGTGTAGAATTATACCCGATTATTTCCCTCTTGATTTTCTTCTTCTTCTTTGTAGGATTGGGCATTTGGGTATTCTCTTATAGAAAAGAAAAAATTCAGGAAATGAGTAATATACCTTTAGATGAAGGACTTAGTGTAATTACAAAAGATAGATAA
- the ccoN gene encoding cytochrome-c oxidase, cbb3-type subunit I: MEMEQFYYDNKIVKKFIYATILFGVVGMLVGLTLAVMYLFPNMTDGISWLSYGRLRPLHTNAVIFAFVGNAFFAGMYYSLQRLLKARMFSDFLSNLHFWGWQLIIVAAAITLPLGYTSSKEYAELEWPIDIAIALIWVVMGINMIGTMLRRRERHLYVAIWFYLATFVTVAVLHIFNNIEIPVSALKSYSVYAGVQDALVQWWYGHNAVAFFLTTPFLGLMYYFVPKIANRPVYSYRLSIIHFWSLIFIYIWAGPHHLLYSALPNWAQNLGVAFSVMLIAPSWGGMINGLLTLRGAWDKVREEPVLKFFVVAITGYGMATFEGPMLSLKNVNAIAHYTDWIVAHVHVGALAWNGFMSFAIIYWLIPRMTKTDLFSKKLANFHFWIGTLGIIVYTIPLYVAGFQQASMWKQFNPDGTLTYGNFLETVTAIMPMYWMRAIGGSLYLIGMLTLVYNIIMTVRQGSPVEDELAQAPALQRISSGRVRGEKFHSWLERKPIQLTILATIAILIGGIIQIVPTIMVKSNIPTISSVKPYTPLELEGRDLYIREGCVGCHSQSVRPFRSEVERYGVQSKAGEFVYDHPFLWGSKRTGPDLLRVGGKYNDNWHFNHMWNPQSTSAGSIMPGYKWLFDNKPMDISLTQKKMQAMISLGVPYSPEDVANAQKTLREQAVKIEKSLESDPDFVKSYEDSRKKAVAKGEKFTPMNEREIVALIAYIQRLGTDIKVKETK, from the coding sequence ATGGAAATGGAACAGTTTTATTACGACAACAAAATTGTAAAAAAATTCATTTACGCCACAATACTCTTTGGAGTTGTGGGTATGTTAGTGGGGCTTACCTTAGCGGTAATGTACCTTTTTCCCAACATGACAGATGGGATTTCGTGGCTTAGTTACGGCCGTTTAAGACCATTACACACCAATGCTGTTATTTTTGCCTTTGTGGGTAATGCTTTTTTTGCTGGTATGTATTACTCGCTGCAAAGATTGTTAAAAGCCAGAATGTTTAGTGATTTTTTAAGTAATCTTCATTTCTGGGGATGGCAGCTAATTATCGTTGCTGCAGCAATTACACTTCCATTAGGTTATACTTCATCTAAAGAATATGCGGAGCTAGAGTGGCCAATTGATATTGCAATCGCTTTAATCTGGGTAGTTATGGGAATCAATATGATTGGTACTATGTTACGCCGTAGAGAGCGTCATTTATATGTAGCAATCTGGTTTTATCTGGCAACCTTTGTTACTGTTGCGGTACTACATATTTTTAATAATATTGAAATTCCAGTTTCAGCTTTAAAAAGTTATTCTGTTTACGCGGGAGTTCAAGATGCACTTGTACAATGGTGGTATGGTCACAATGCGGTGGCATTTTTCCTTACAACTCCATTCTTAGGACTCATGTATTATTTTGTTCCTAAAATTGCGAACAGACCTGTTTATTCATATAGATTATCTATTATTCACTTTTGGTCTTTGATCTTTATTTATATCTGGGCAGGACCTCACCACTTATTATATTCTGCTTTGCCAAACTGGGCACAGAATTTAGGAGTTGCATTCTCAGTAATGTTAATTGCTCCATCTTGGGGAGGTATGATTAATGGACTTTTAACGCTGAGAGGTGCATGGGATAAAGTTCGTGAAGAACCAGTTTTGAAATTCTTTGTAGTAGCAATTACAGGTTATGGTATGGCAACGTTTGAAGGTCCAATGCTTTCTCTTAAAAATGTAAATGCTATTGCACACTATACGGATTGGATCGTTGCTCACGTACACGTTGGGGCTTTAGCTTGGAATGGTTTTATGTCGTTTGCAATTATTTATTGGTTAATTCCAAGAATGACAAAAACGGACTTGTTCTCTAAGAAATTGGCCAACTTCCATTTCTGGATTGGAACTTTAGGTATTATCGTTTATACAATTCCATTGTATGTAGCAGGTTTTCAACAAGCTTCTATGTGGAAACAATTTAATCCAGACGGAACTTTAACTTACGGAAACTTCCTTGAAACAGTAACAGCTATTATGCCAATGTATTGGATGAGAGCTATCGGTGGTAGTTTGTACTTAATTGGTATGCTGACATTGGTTTACAATATTATAATGACAGTAAGACAAGGTTCACCAGTTGAGGACGAATTAGCTCAAGCTCCAGCGTTGCAAAGAATCAGCAGCGGAAGAGTAAGAGGAGAGAAGTTCCATTCTTGGTTAGAAAGAAAACCAATACAATTAACAATTTTAGCGACGATTGCTATTTTAATTGGAGGTATTATCCAGATTGTACCAACGATTATGGTGAAATCAAATATTCCAACAATTTCAAGTGTAAAACCGTATACACCTTTAGAGTTAGAAGGACGTGATTTATACATCAGAGAAGGTTGCGTAGGATGCCACTCTCAATCAGTTCGTCCATTTAGAAGTGAAGTTGAACGTTACGGAGTTCAATCTAAAGCAGGAGAGTTTGTTTACGACCATCCATTCTTATGGGGATCAAAACGTACAGGTCCAGATTTATTAAGAGTTGGAGGTAAATACAATGATAACTGGCACTTTAACCATATGTGGAATCCGCAAAGTACGTCTGCAGGATCTATTATGCCAGGTTATAAATGGTTATTTGATAATAAACCAATGGACATTTCATTGACACAAAAGAAAATGCAGGCGATGATCTCATTAGGTGTCCCATATTCTCCAGAAGATGTTGCAAATGCACAAAAAACATTGAGAGAACAGGCAGTTAAAATTGAAAAGAGTTTAGAAAGTGATCCTGATTTCGTGAAAAGTTACGAAGACAGCCGTAAAAAAGCGGTTGCAAAAGGAGAAAAATTCACTCCAATGAATGAAAGAGAAATCGTTGCTTTGATTGCTTATATTCAAAGACTTGGTACTGATATTAAAGTAAAAGAAACTAAATAA
- the ccoS gene encoding cbb3-type cytochrome oxidase assembly protein CcoS gives MSVIYLLISVSIFVAICFFIAFIIAVKSGQYDDDYTPSVRILFDDETKIISQNNNSPIEEKQV, from the coding sequence ATGAGTGTTATTTATCTTTTAATTTCAGTAAGTATTTTCGTCGCAATTTGTTTCTTTATTGCTTTCATTATTGCTGTCAAATCTGGCCAGTACGATGACGATTATACACCTTCAGTCAGAATTCTTTTTGACGATGAGACCAAAATTATTTCCCAAAATAATAATTCACCAATCGAAGAAAAACAAGTATAA
- a CDS encoding heavy metal translocating P-type ATPase metal-binding domain-containing protein, whose amino-acid sequence MREQSCFHCGLSIEQNEEIEFDDKKFCCTGCKTVYEIFSINDLTSYYDFEKSPGATPLDIKGKYDFLENEAILSKILEFQEGNTAIVSLNIPHIHCSSCIWILENLNRLQSGISTSQVNFHEKKVRITFNSDLVSLKEIVYLLSSIGYEPYISLENYGSEKAKIDRSLTYKLGVAFFCFGNIMLLSFPEYFEMKEFWLDSYKPFFRLLIFLLALPSFLYSASGYYVSAYHSIRTRMLNIDIPIALGIIVMFIRSTYDMIMDHGPGFFDSLASLVFFMLLGKMFQIKTYSFLSFERDFKSYFPIAVTKINKDISEDNVAIYDVVKGDRLLIRNQELIPVDGILISESAEIDYSFVTGEAVPITKKSGDKIFAGGKQIGKVIEMEVLHSVSQSYLTQLWSNEIFQKKVDQKHKTITDVISRYFTPILLLIAFAGFGYWVSIDANIAFNVFTAVLIVACPCALALTAPFTFGNILRILGKKKFYLKNAIVIEQLAKVDTIVFDKTGTITTNKKSNILYEGNAISDLNIILIKNVLRGSNHPLSRMLYDFLPETKRLAVESFQEITGKGILAIIESKEIKIGSAQFVESIAVDGSEIEKTSLHIKIDEVYFGKYNFQNQYREGLEKLFSTLSKEYKIKVLSGDNDGERENLEAILPKGTELIFNQKPEQKLEYIKKLQEKGQNIMMVGDGLNDAGALAQSNVGISISENVNVFSPACDAILDASEFSRLNYFLKLSKKAISIIKMSFTLSLLYNVVGLAFAVTGNLLPIVAAIIMPLSTITIVSFVTFMSNYFSNRNL is encoded by the coding sequence ATGAGGGAGCAAAGTTGTTTTCATTGTGGTTTATCTATTGAACAAAATGAAGAAATTGAGTTTGATGATAAGAAGTTTTGTTGTACAGGCTGTAAAACGGTTTACGAAATTTTCAGCATTAATGACTTGACCTCTTATTATGATTTTGAAAAATCGCCTGGTGCCACACCGCTAGACATCAAAGGCAAATATGATTTTTTAGAGAATGAAGCCATACTTTCTAAAATTTTAGAATTTCAGGAAGGTAATACGGCAATAGTTTCTTTAAACATTCCGCACATTCACTGCAGTTCTTGTATTTGGATTCTTGAAAATTTAAATCGTCTTCAGTCAGGAATCAGTACTTCTCAGGTTAATTTTCATGAAAAGAAAGTTCGAATTACGTTTAATTCAGATTTGGTTTCTCTAAAAGAAATAGTTTATCTGTTAAGTTCAATTGGTTACGAACCTTATATTAGTTTAGAAAATTATGGAAGTGAAAAAGCAAAAATAGACAGGAGTTTAACCTATAAATTAGGTGTAGCTTTTTTCTGCTTTGGTAACATTATGCTGCTTTCATTTCCAGAATATTTCGAAATGAAAGAATTTTGGCTAGATAGTTATAAACCATTTTTCAGATTGCTGATTTTTCTTTTAGCGTTGCCAAGTTTCTTATATTCAGCAAGTGGGTATTATGTTTCTGCTTATCATAGCATTAGAACAAGAATGCTGAATATTGATATTCCAATTGCTTTAGGGATTATCGTGATGTTCATTCGAAGCACTTACGATATGATTATGGATCATGGACCAGGTTTTTTTGACAGTTTAGCCAGTTTAGTATTCTTTATGCTTCTTGGAAAAATGTTTCAAATTAAAACCTACAGTTTCTTAAGTTTCGAAAGAGATTTTAAATCTTATTTTCCAATTGCGGTTACAAAAATAAACAAAGACATTTCAGAAGATAATGTTGCCATTTATGATGTTGTAAAAGGAGATCGTTTATTGATTCGTAATCAAGAGCTTATTCCTGTTGATGGGATTTTAATCAGCGAAAGCGCCGAAATCGACTATAGTTTTGTTACTGGAGAAGCCGTTCCGATTACCAAAAAATCAGGCGATAAGATTTTTGCAGGTGGTAAACAGATCGGAAAAGTTATCGAAATGGAAGTTTTACATTCTGTTTCTCAAAGTTACTTGACTCAATTATGGAGTAACGAAATTTTTCAGAAAAAAGTAGATCAAAAACACAAAACAATCACAGATGTGATAAGCCGTTATTTTACACCAATACTATTATTGATTGCATTTGCAGGCTTTGGTTATTGGGTATCTATAGATGCTAATATTGCTTTTAATGTTTTTACCGCAGTTTTAATTGTGGCTTGTCCTTGCGCATTAGCATTAACAGCTCCGTTTACTTTTGGTAATATTTTGAGAATTTTAGGAAAGAAGAAATTCTATCTGAAAAATGCCATCGTGATAGAACAGCTGGCTAAAGTTGATACGATTGTTTTTGATAAAACAGGAACCATTACTACCAATAAAAAATCAAATATACTTTACGAAGGAAATGCTATTTCTGATTTAAATATCATTTTGATTAAGAATGTTTTACGAGGTTCAAATCATCCGTTAAGCCGTATGCTTTACGATTTTCTGCCAGAAACAAAACGTCTTGCTGTAGAGAGTTTTCAAGAAATTACAGGAAAAGGAATCTTGGCTATTATAGAAAGCAAAGAAATTAAAATTGGTTCAGCTCAATTTGTTGAAAGTATAGCTGTAGATGGTTCAGAAATTGAAAAAACTTCTTTGCATATTAAAATTGATGAAGTTTATTTTGGAAAATATAATTTTCAAAATCAATATCGAGAAGGTTTAGAAAAGCTTTTTTCAACGTTGAGTAAAGAATATAAAATTAAAGTTCTTTCTGGAGATAATGATGGAGAAAGAGAAAATTTAGAAGCAATTCTTCCTAAAGGTACTGAGTTGATATTCAATCAGAAACCGGAACAAAAACTCGAATATATTAAAAAACTTCAAGAAAAAGGACAAAATATAATGATGGTTGGTGATGGTTTGAATGACGCTGGAGCATTGGCACAAAGCAATGTTGGAATTTCTATTTCAGAGAATGTAAATGTTTTTTCACCCGCTTGTGATGCCATTTTGGATGCATCTGAATTTTCACGTTTGAATTACTTCTTAAAGCTTTCTAAAAAAGCCATTTCTATTATTAAAATGAGCTTTACTTTATCATTGCTTTACAACGTTGTAGGGCTTGCTTTTGCGGTTACAGGAAACTTGCTTCCAATAGTAGCGGCTATAATTATGCCGTTGAGTACAATTACCATTGTTAGCTTTGTTACTTTTATGTCTAACTATTTCAGTAACAGAAATTTATAA
- a CDS encoding Crp/Fnr family transcriptional regulator translates to MNKCDQCIVRQLSSLKALNKEEVIKLANSKTTYKIKKGEALFEEGEVTNGVFCVKDGVGKLSKLSANGKDQIVKLVKSGELLGQRSMISNEPANLTAKAIADMEVCFIPKTEIINFFNSNNQFSLNMMQSVCEDLKESENEKIALVQKTVKQRLAETLLHLHDEFGEDSDKTLKVQLTREELAGIIGTATESCIRLLSDFNKLGLIELVGKKIMLKDVRALKKLADN, encoded by the coding sequence ATGAATAAATGTGATCAATGCATTGTACGTCAGCTAAGCTCTTTAAAAGCACTTAATAAAGAGGAAGTTATAAAATTAGCAAACAGCAAAACCACTTATAAAATTAAAAAAGGTGAAGCGCTTTTTGAAGAAGGCGAAGTTACCAATGGTGTTTTTTGTGTAAAAGATGGTGTTGGAAAACTTTCTAAATTGAGCGCAAACGGAAAAGATCAAATTGTGAAACTGGTAAAATCTGGTGAACTTCTTGGACAGCGTTCGATGATTAGCAATGAGCCTGCAAACTTGACAGCAAAAGCGATTGCAGACATGGAGGTTTGTTTTATTCCGAAAACAGAAATCATCAATTTCTTTAATAGCAATAATCAGTTTTCTTTGAATATGATGCAATCTGTCTGCGAAGATTTGAAAGAATCTGAAAATGAGAAAATTGCTTTAGTTCAAAAAACAGTTAAACAGCGACTTGCCGAAACTTTGCTTCATTTACATGATGAATTTGGCGAAGACTCAGATAAAACACTAAAAGTGCAGTTAACTAGAGAAGAATTAGCTGGAATTATTGGTACGGCAACTGAAAGCTGTATTCGACTATTATCTGATTTTAATAAATTAGGTTTAATTGAATTGGTTGGTAAAAAAATCATGCTTAAAGACGTTCGCGCTTTAAAAAAATTAGCTGACAATTAA